The following are encoded together in the Peromyscus leucopus breed LL Stock chromosome 1, UCI_PerLeu_2.1, whole genome shotgun sequence genome:
- the LOC114703469 gene encoding olfactory receptor 5B3-like has product MTMMNRTEVTQFILMGLTNDPGLQLPLFITFLLIYIITLIGNLGMILLILLDSRLHTPMYFFLGNLSLVDFGYSSAVTPKVMAGLLIGDKIMSYNDCAAQMFFFAAFATVENFLLASMAYDRYAAVCKPLHYASSMNTSVCVCLIMGCYVLAFLNVSVYTGDTFSLSFCESNVVHHFFCDMPAVMALSCSDRHINELVLICLASFNIFFALIIILVSYIVIFITIFKMHSRAGHQKAISTCASHFTAVFIFYGTIIFMYLQPTSRHTMDNDKIVSVFYTMVIPMLNPLVYSLRNKEVKRAFMKMVLKEK; this is encoded by the coding sequence ATGACAATGATGAACAGGACAGAAGTAACACAGTTTATCCTCATGGGACTGACCAATGACCCAGGCCTGCAGCTTCCCCTCTTCATCACTTTCCTCCTCATCTACATCATCACCTTGATTGGGAACCTGGGGATGATCCTGCTGATTCTCTTGGATTCTCGGCTCCAtacccccatgtacttcttccttggTAACTTGTCCCTGGTTGATTTTGGTTACTCTTCAGCTGTCACTCCCAAAGTCATGGCTGGGCTCCTTATAGGAGACAAGATCATGTCTTACAATGATTGTGCTGCTCAGATGTTCTTTTTTGCAGCCTTTGCTACTGTGGAAAACTTCTTGTTGGCCTCAATGGCCTACGATCGCTATGCAGCAGTGTGTAAGCCCCTACACTATGCCTCCTCCAtgaatacaagtgtgtgtgtgtgtctgatcaTGGGCTGCTATGTTCTTGCTTTCTTGAATGTCTCAGTCTACACTGGGGATACATTCAGTCTCTCCTTCTGTGAGTCTAATGTGGTTCATCACTTTTTCTGTGATATGCCAGCAGTCATGGCTCTCTCTTGTTCTGATAGACATATTAATGAACTAGTTCTCATTTGTCTAGCCAGCTTCAATATCTTTTTTGCTCTCATAATAATATTAGTATCCTATATTGTAATTTTCATAACGATCTTTAAGATGCACTCAAGAGCAGGGCATCAAAAGGCCATATCTACTTGTGCTTCCCACTTCActgcagtttttattttctatggaaCAATAATCTTCATGTATTTGCAGCCCACCTCTAGACATACAATGGACAATGACAAAATCGTGTCTGTGTTCTACACCATGGTCATCCCCATGTTGAACCCTCTAGTTTACAGCCTGAGGAACAAAGAGGTCAAGAGGGCATTCATGAAAATGGTtctgaaggaaaaataa